From a region of the Chitinophaga caseinilytica genome:
- a CDS encoding SLBB domain-containing protein: MKKILFVHIFLCLCSMVAQAQVSVPTQAQQVKVDDLTDDQVRQIVDEMRKNKMTLDQVNIYASQKGISATEANKLKTRIKDLNLDKELVFTKPPESHSTGRGINMEEMTYESDGREKSVATGQKHIFGAELFSNRNLTFEPNLRMPTPPNYRLAASDEILIDVYGYSEVQHNLTVSPEGYIRIPNIGPVYVNGLTMSEAKNRITKQLATIYNGINAGNTFVQVSLGSIRSIQVLLIGEVVRPGTYTLPSLASIANALYVSGGPNGNGSFRDIQVLRGGSQVARFDLYDFITNGDLTNNIILQDQDIVKVNPYKIRVELEGQVKRPAIFEAKPGETLQTIINYAGGFTDKAYRDQIRATRIAARERQIITVPGASAGSFELRSGDQYFVDAILDRFSNRVSITGAIFHPGDYALEPDMSLADLIKRADGLMEVASLSRGIIRRLQDDYTQSILNFNVKDVISGQEKILLRREDSVVIFSKLQLREKFNVKISGLVNNPGYFDYADSMKLEDLILMAGGLKEAASLKRLEISRRLRGKEYDPNDTAIAIVQQFEIRSDLRSTPEVAHFLLEPFDEISVRKSPTYYEQSNVEINGEVVYAGTYSINSNKERISDLLRRAGGLKSAAYPEGAVMLRKTFVNESDSVLLSYKLEVYNNKLKDSTDVSKTRSDIFQKDQIIGIKLNEIIRSPGSKYDLYLEEGDVIKIPKQLQTVQLFGEVYFPKKVRFDKNIRFRDYIRGAGGFTTNALKRRSYIVYANGDVKGARKLFFSTAIPGSGPARRFTFPKKERKNRLPHRKPSASRPGLPPSR, from the coding sequence ATGAAGAAGATCTTATTCGTTCATATTTTCCTGTGTTTATGCTCCATGGTCGCACAGGCGCAGGTTTCGGTACCCACGCAGGCGCAGCAAGTCAAGGTAGACGACCTGACTGACGATCAGGTCAGGCAGATCGTTGACGAGATGAGGAAGAACAAGATGACGTTAGACCAGGTGAACATATATGCATCACAAAAAGGGATTTCAGCTACAGAGGCCAACAAGCTTAAAACCCGGATCAAGGATTTAAATCTCGATAAAGAGCTCGTTTTTACCAAACCTCCGGAAAGCCACTCTACCGGCCGCGGCATCAATATGGAAGAAATGACCTATGAGTCTGATGGTCGGGAGAAATCGGTCGCCACCGGTCAAAAACACATTTTCGGGGCAGAACTCTTCAGCAACCGCAACCTGACTTTCGAGCCTAACCTCCGCATGCCGACGCCTCCCAACTACCGCCTCGCCGCCAGTGACGAAATCCTTATAGACGTTTATGGTTATTCGGAAGTGCAGCACAATCTCACCGTAAGCCCTGAGGGATATATCCGGATACCCAACATCGGACCGGTATACGTAAACGGTCTGACCATGTCGGAAGCAAAGAACAGGATCACGAAACAACTTGCAACGATCTATAATGGCATCAATGCAGGTAACACTTTCGTTCAGGTTTCCCTTGGTTCCATCAGGAGCATACAGGTACTGTTGATCGGAGAGGTGGTACGCCCCGGGACCTACACCCTTCCGTCCCTGGCATCTATCGCCAATGCGCTTTATGTGTCTGGCGGCCCCAATGGCAACGGATCTTTCCGCGATATCCAGGTACTTCGTGGTGGCAGCCAGGTTGCCCGGTTCGACCTTTACGATTTTATTACAAATGGCGATCTGACCAACAATATCATACTGCAGGACCAGGATATCGTAAAGGTAAATCCCTATAAAATCCGGGTAGAACTGGAAGGGCAGGTGAAACGCCCGGCGATATTCGAAGCAAAGCCGGGGGAAACGCTCCAGACAATTATCAATTATGCAGGAGGCTTTACCGATAAAGCTTACCGCGACCAGATCAGGGCTACCCGCATCGCTGCCCGTGAACGCCAGATCATCACAGTTCCAGGCGCATCTGCCGGCAGCTTTGAGCTGCGTTCCGGCGACCAGTATTTCGTAGACGCCATACTCGACCGTTTCTCCAACCGTGTTTCCATTACCGGTGCCATTTTCCATCCGGGAGACTACGCCCTCGAACCCGACATGTCGCTGGCAGACCTGATCAAAAGGGCAGACGGCCTCATGGAAGTAGCGTCCCTTTCCCGGGGTATTATTCGCCGGCTCCAGGATGACTATACTCAATCCATCCTGAACTTCAATGTGAAAGACGTAATATCAGGCCAGGAAAAGATATTGTTGCGCAGGGAAGACAGCGTGGTAATATTCTCCAAATTGCAGTTACGCGAGAAATTCAATGTCAAAATCAGCGGTTTGGTTAATAATCCGGGATATTTCGACTATGCGGACAGCATGAAGCTGGAAGACCTGATACTGATGGCCGGCGGGTTGAAGGAAGCCGCGTCCCTCAAACGCCTGGAGATTTCCAGAAGGTTGCGCGGCAAGGAATATGACCCCAACGATACGGCCATCGCCATCGTTCAACAGTTCGAAATTCGTTCTGACTTACGGTCCACGCCCGAAGTGGCCCACTTCCTGCTGGAGCCTTTCGATGAGATCTCGGTAAGGAAATCACCTACCTACTACGAACAGTCGAACGTGGAAATAAACGGCGAAGTGGTGTACGCCGGCACCTATTCTATTAATTCCAACAAGGAAAGAATATCCGATTTGCTGCGCAGAGCGGGCGGCCTGAAATCCGCTGCCTATCCGGAAGGCGCGGTGATGTTGCGCAAAACCTTCGTCAATGAGTCGGATAGCGTACTTCTCAGTTACAAACTGGAAGTTTACAATAACAAGTTGAAGGACTCGACCGATGTTTCCAAGACACGGTCCGATATTTTCCAAAAGGACCAGATCATCGGCATCAAATTGAATGAGATTATCCGCTCACCCGGTTCCAAATATGACTTATACCTGGAGGAGGGCGACGTTATAAAGATTCCCAAACAGCTGCAAACCGTACAGCTTTTCGGGGAAGTGTATTTCCCTAAAAAAGTACGTTTCGACAAAAATATCCGGTTTAGGGATTATATCCGGGGTGCCGGCGGATTTACCACCAACGCCCTCAAACGTCGCAGCTACATCGTATATGCGAACGGGGATGTGAAAGGCGCCCGCAAACTGTTTTTTTCAACAGCTATCCCAGGGTCCGGCCCGGCTCGGAGATTTACGTTCCCAAAAAAGGAGAGAAAAAATCGTTTACCACACAGGAAGCCATCGGCATCACGACCGGGCTTGCCTCCATCGCGCTGA
- the idi gene encoding isopentenyl-diphosphate Delta-isomerase produces MSLPPVILVNEKDEPVGTMEKLEAHQKGLLHRAFSVFVINDSGKMLLQQRAADKYHSGGLWTNTCCSHQLPGEDTPTAAHRRLAEEMGFDCPLEEIFSFSYRAEFDNGLTENEFDHVLLGTYNGPVQPDAAEVQAHKFLSLNEIREELIAHPGNYTHWFHIAFPKIAAFIEARGND; encoded by the coding sequence ATGTCTTTACCTCCCGTCATCCTCGTCAACGAAAAAGACGAGCCCGTTGGCACCATGGAAAAACTGGAAGCTCACCAGAAAGGCCTCCTCCATCGTGCATTCTCCGTGTTCGTCATCAACGACAGCGGGAAAATGCTCCTGCAACAACGCGCGGCGGATAAATACCACTCCGGCGGCCTGTGGACCAACACCTGCTGCAGCCACCAGCTTCCCGGAGAAGACACCCCCACGGCCGCACACCGCCGCCTCGCCGAAGAAATGGGGTTCGATTGCCCCCTCGAAGAAATTTTCAGCTTCTCCTATCGCGCAGAATTCGATAACGGCCTCACCGAAAACGAGTTCGACCACGTACTGCTCGGCACCTACAACGGCCCCGTTCAACCAGACGCCGCCGAAGTACAGGCGCACAAATTCCTTTCGCTGAACGAAATCCGCGAAGAGCTCATCGCCCACCCCGGCAATTACACCCACTGGTTCCATATCGCCTTCCCGAAAATCGCGGCCTTCATCGAGGCACGGGGTAACGATTGA
- a CDS encoding RNA polymerase sigma factor, whose protein sequence is MSSAEFNTLLLSNADFLKPFAITLTKDAESAKDLYQETMFRALSNQEKYLAGTNIRAWLYTIMRNIFINNYRRKSKQHVCFDNSTNDFLLNTQQVIIGNQAESGLRIKDIQTSVHNLPVIFKKPFILYLDGFKYFEIAEILEEPLGTIKSRIHFARKMLKAQVARY, encoded by the coding sequence ATGTCATCCGCTGAATTTAACACCCTATTGCTCAGCAACGCTGACTTCCTAAAGCCCTTCGCCATTACGTTGACCAAGGACGCCGAATCCGCCAAAGATCTTTATCAGGAAACCATGTTCAGAGCGCTTTCAAATCAGGAGAAATACCTGGCAGGCACGAACATCCGCGCGTGGCTCTACACCATCATGCGCAACATCTTCATTAATAATTACCGGCGGAAATCCAAACAACACGTTTGTTTCGACAATTCAACAAACGACTTCCTCCTCAACACGCAGCAAGTGATCATCGGGAACCAGGCCGAAAGCGGTCTCAGGATCAAAGACATTCAGACTTCCGTTCACAACCTGCCCGTCATTTTCAAGAAACCCTTCATTTTGTACCTCGACGGATTTAAGTATTTCGAGATCGCAGAAATTCTGGAAGAACCCTTAGGAACCATCAAGAGCCGTATCCATTTCGCCCGTAAAATGTTGAAAGCCCAGGTAGCCCGCTATTAA
- the tviB gene encoding Vi polysaccharide biosynthesis UDP-N-acetylglucosamine C-6 dehydrogenase TviB, translated as MKQASPRIGIIGLGYVGLPLAVEFGKHFDVIGFDINAQRISELQNGFDRTKETTPEKLRESKGLVYSMDITSLRDCNVFIVTVPTPVDKYNRPDLTPLLKASETVGKVLKKGDIVVYESTVYPGSTEEDCVPALERTSGLKFNVDFFCGYSPERINPGDKEHTVTNILKITSGSTPETAKTVNELYGTIITAGTHLASSIRVAEAAKVIENAQRDINIAFVNELAKIFNKLNIDTQEVLEAAGTKWNFLKFKPGLVGGHCIGVDPYYLAQKAQEIGYHPEIILSGRRLNDEMGRYIGSEVIRLMIKKEIKVKGSKVLVLGITFKENCPDIRNSRVCDIISSLQSHDINIDVFDPLADPAEVKHEYGIDVVSEKTVQNEQYDAIVLAVAHNEFIKFDLKRLCKKDAVIYDVKGILPKEAVDARL; from the coding sequence ATGAAGCAAGCGTCCCCAAGAATTGGCATTATAGGTCTGGGCTATGTCGGTCTTCCCCTGGCAGTTGAGTTCGGAAAACATTTCGATGTAATCGGATTCGATATTAATGCACAACGTATCAGCGAACTGCAAAACGGTTTTGACCGCACAAAGGAAACCACGCCCGAAAAATTACGTGAATCAAAAGGGTTGGTGTATTCGATGGATATCACGTCGCTGAGAGACTGCAATGTATTCATTGTTACCGTACCAACTCCCGTAGACAAATATAACCGCCCCGATCTGACCCCGCTGTTGAAAGCCAGCGAAACGGTCGGTAAAGTGTTGAAGAAAGGCGATATTGTAGTGTATGAGTCAACCGTTTATCCGGGCAGTACGGAAGAAGACTGTGTACCTGCCCTGGAGCGGACCTCCGGCCTCAAATTCAATGTCGACTTTTTCTGCGGATATTCGCCTGAAAGGATCAATCCCGGCGATAAAGAGCATACCGTAACCAATATTCTCAAAATTACCTCTGGCTCTACACCCGAAACCGCCAAAACGGTCAACGAACTGTACGGCACCATCATAACTGCCGGCACCCACCTGGCATCCTCCATCCGCGTGGCCGAAGCCGCCAAGGTGATCGAGAATGCGCAGCGGGACATTAACATCGCTTTCGTAAACGAACTGGCGAAAATCTTTAACAAGCTGAATATCGATACCCAGGAGGTCCTCGAAGCCGCGGGCACGAAATGGAACTTCCTGAAGTTCAAACCCGGCCTGGTTGGCGGACATTGCATCGGCGTAGATCCCTATTACCTGGCCCAAAAAGCCCAGGAAATCGGCTACCACCCGGAAATCATTCTTTCCGGAAGAAGGCTCAACGATGAAATGGGCCGGTATATCGGCAGTGAAGTTATCAGGCTGATGATCAAAAAAGAAATCAAGGTAAAAGGCAGCAAAGTACTGGTGCTCGGGATTACCTTCAAGGAGAATTGCCCGGATATCCGGAACAGCCGCGTTTGTGATATCATCTCCTCCCTTCAGTCCCATGACATCAACATCGATGTATTCGACCCCTTGGCCGACCCTGCCGAAGTGAAACATGAATACGGAATTGATGTAGTAAGTGAAAAAACGGTTCAAAATGAACAATACGATGCCATCGTTCTCGCAGTTGCCCATAACGAATTCATCAAATTCGATCTCAAGCGACTCTGCAAGAAAGACGCTGTCATCTATGACGTGAAAGGCATCCTTCCCAAAGAAGCCGTGGACGCAAGATTGTAA